The proteins below are encoded in one region of Amycolatopsis acidiphila:
- the serA gene encoding phosphoglycerate dehydrogenase, translated as MTNPSKPVVLIAEKLAPSVLSVFGDEVEVQHVDGTDRPALLEAVKAADALLVRSATQVDAEVFAATNRLKVVARAGVGLDNVEVPAATARGVLVVNAPTSNIVSAAEHAVALLLAVARRVPAADQSLRGGAWKRSSFTGVELNGKTVGVVGLGKIGQLFAQRLAAFGTTIVAYDPYVSAARAAQLGIELLSLDELLARADAISIHLPKTPETKGLIDAEALKKTKQGVLIVNAARGGLIDEEALADAIRSGHVGGAGIDVFVTEPTTSSPLFELPNVVVTPHLGASTAEAQDRAGTDVAHSVRLALRGDFVPDAVNVSGGGAVGEEVRPYLSLTQKLGTVVSALSQKAPSSVTVKVSGELSSEDVGVLQLAALRGVFSGVVEDQVTFVNAPRLAEELGVSVELVTETESPNWRSLVTVRAVHADGSTVSVSGSVTGKGDVEKLVEVNGRHFDIRAEGNMLLLEYPDRPGIMGRVGTLLGEASINIEAAQISQTTDGTDAVMLLRVDRAVDSHLLEPIAATVGARTIRAVTFE; from the coding sequence GTGACCAACCCCAGCAAGCCCGTCGTCCTCATCGCCGAAAAGCTCGCGCCCTCCGTGCTGAGCGTCTTCGGCGACGAGGTCGAGGTCCAGCATGTGGACGGCACCGACCGCCCGGCACTGCTGGAGGCGGTGAAGGCCGCCGACGCGCTGCTCGTCCGGTCCGCGACCCAGGTCGACGCGGAGGTCTTCGCCGCGACCAATCGCCTCAAGGTCGTCGCGCGCGCCGGGGTCGGGCTGGACAACGTCGAGGTTCCGGCCGCCACCGCGCGCGGCGTTCTCGTCGTCAACGCCCCGACCTCGAACATCGTCTCCGCCGCCGAGCACGCCGTCGCGCTGCTGCTCGCGGTCGCCCGCCGGGTGCCCGCCGCCGACCAGAGCCTCCGCGGCGGCGCGTGGAAGCGCAGCTCCTTCACCGGCGTCGAGCTCAACGGCAAGACCGTCGGCGTCGTGGGCCTTGGCAAGATCGGCCAGCTGTTCGCGCAGCGCCTCGCCGCGTTCGGCACCACGATCGTCGCCTACGACCCGTACGTGTCGGCCGCGCGCGCCGCGCAGCTGGGCATCGAGCTGCTGAGCCTGGACGAGCTGCTCGCCCGCGCCGACGCGATCTCGATCCACCTGCCCAAGACGCCCGAGACCAAGGGCCTCATCGACGCCGAGGCGCTGAAGAAGACCAAGCAGGGCGTGCTCATCGTCAACGCCGCACGCGGTGGCCTGATCGACGAGGAGGCCCTCGCCGACGCCATCCGCAGCGGCCACGTCGGCGGCGCGGGCATCGACGTGTTCGTCACCGAGCCCACCACCTCCAGCCCGCTGTTCGAGCTGCCCAACGTCGTGGTCACCCCGCACCTCGGCGCCTCCACCGCCGAGGCGCAGGACCGCGCGGGCACCGACGTGGCGCACTCGGTCCGCCTCGCGCTGCGTGGCGACTTCGTGCCGGACGCGGTGAACGTCTCCGGCGGCGGTGCCGTCGGCGAGGAGGTCCGGCCGTACCTGTCGCTGACCCAGAAGCTGGGCACCGTGGTGTCGGCGCTGAGCCAGAAGGCGCCCTCGTCGGTCACCGTGAAGGTGAGCGGCGAGCTGTCCAGCGAGGACGTCGGCGTGCTGCAGCTCGCCGCGCTGCGCGGGGTGTTCTCGGGTGTCGTCGAGGACCAGGTGACGTTCGTGAACGCGCCGCGGCTGGCCGAGGAGCTGGGCGTGAGCGTCGAGCTGGTCACCGAGACGGAGAGCCCGAACTGGCGCAGCCTGGTCACCGTCCGCGCGGTGCACGCCGACGGCAGCACGGTGTCGGTCTCGGGCTCGGTCACCGGCAAGGGTGACGTCGAGAAGCTGGTCGAGGTCAACGGCCGGCACTTCGACATCCGCGCCGAGGGCAACATGCTGCTGCTCGAGTACCCGGACCGCCCGGGCATCATGGGCCGCGTCGGCACCCTGCTGGGCGAGGCGTCGATCAACATCGAGGCCGCGCAGATCAGCCAGACCACCGACGGCACGGACGCGGTGATGCTGCTGCGCGTCGACCGTGCGGTGGACTCGCACCTGCTCGAGCCGATCGCCGCGACCGTGGGCGCCCGTACGATTCGCGCGGTTACCTTCGAGTGA
- a CDS encoding acetolactate synthase large subunit, translated as MTSATSRPEAKAGSAPAPASPAQLGARPKPTPPAGTPVRVTGAQSLVRALEAVGAEVVFGIPGGTILPAYDPLLDSTKVRHVLVRHEQGAGHAATGYAQATGKVGVCMATSGPGATNLVTPLADANMDSVPVVAITGQQTRPLIGTDAFQEADICGITMPITKHNFLVKDPIDIPRVIAEAFHLASTGRPGPVLVDIPKDVLQEQTSFSWPPEMRLPGYRPTLRPHGKQVREAARLIAQARRPVLYVGGGVIKAEASAQLKQLAELTGIPVVTTLMARGAFPDSHPQHLGMPGMHGSVAAVAAMQRADLLVALGARFDDRVTGRLDSFAPDATIVHADIDPAEISKNRKADVPIVGDCAEIITELTDAVRTETDRTGEPDLTAWWTQIKAWLETFPAGYEWPPDGTLSPQYVIERIGALVGPDAVYAAGVGQHQMWAAQFVKYENPRTWINSGGLGTMGYAVPAAMGAKFGMPDKQVWAIDGDGCFQMTNQELATCAIEGAPIKVAVINNGNLGMVRQWQNLFYAERYSNTDLGTHKHRIPDFTLLAEALGCAGLRCETREEVDEVIRRAMDINDRPVVIDFVVGKDAQVWPMVGPGAGNDEVMAARGIRPLFEEDEVTPQ; from the coding sequence ATGACAAGCGCCACCTCGCGTCCGGAAGCGAAAGCCGGCTCCGCCCCGGCCCCCGCGTCCCCCGCCCAGCTCGGGGCCCGCCCCAAGCCCACCCCGCCCGCCGGCACGCCGGTCCGGGTCACGGGCGCGCAGTCGCTCGTCCGGGCGCTCGAGGCGGTAGGCGCGGAGGTCGTGTTCGGTATTCCGGGTGGCACCATTCTTCCCGCGTACGACCCGCTCCTGGACTCGACGAAGGTGCGGCACGTGCTCGTCCGGCACGAGCAGGGCGCCGGGCACGCGGCGACGGGGTACGCGCAGGCGACGGGCAAGGTCGGCGTGTGCATGGCGACCTCGGGCCCGGGTGCGACGAACCTGGTCACCCCGCTCGCCGACGCGAACATGGACTCGGTGCCGGTCGTCGCGATCACCGGGCAGCAGACCCGGCCGCTGATCGGCACGGACGCCTTCCAGGAAGCCGACATCTGCGGCATCACGATGCCGATCACCAAGCACAACTTCCTCGTCAAGGACCCGATCGACATCCCGCGGGTCATCGCGGAGGCGTTCCACCTGGCCTCGACCGGCCGTCCCGGCCCGGTGCTGGTGGACATCCCGAAGGACGTGCTGCAGGAGCAGACCTCGTTCTCGTGGCCGCCGGAGATGCGGCTGCCCGGCTACCGGCCGACGCTGCGCCCGCACGGCAAGCAGGTGCGCGAGGCGGCGCGGCTGATCGCGCAGGCCCGCCGTCCGGTGCTCTACGTCGGCGGCGGCGTGATCAAGGCGGAGGCCTCGGCGCAGCTGAAGCAGCTCGCGGAGCTGACCGGCATCCCGGTGGTGACGACGCTGATGGCGCGCGGCGCGTTCCCCGACTCGCACCCGCAGCACCTGGGCATGCCCGGCATGCACGGCTCGGTGGCGGCGGTCGCGGCGATGCAGCGCGCGGACCTGCTCGTGGCGCTGGGCGCCCGCTTCGACGACCGCGTCACCGGGCGGCTGGACTCGTTCGCGCCCGACGCGACCATCGTGCACGCCGACATCGACCCGGCGGAGATCTCCAAGAACCGCAAGGCGGACGTGCCGATCGTGGGCGACTGCGCGGAGATCATCACCGAGCTGACCGACGCGGTGCGGACCGAGACCGACCGGACGGGCGAGCCGGACCTGACGGCCTGGTGGACCCAGATCAAGGCGTGGCTCGAGACCTTCCCGGCCGGCTACGAGTGGCCCCCGGACGGCACGCTGTCGCCGCAGTACGTGATCGAGCGGATCGGCGCGCTGGTGGGCCCGGACGCGGTGTACGCGGCGGGGGTCGGCCAGCACCAGATGTGGGCCGCGCAGTTCGTCAAGTACGAGAACCCACGCACCTGGATCAACTCCGGCGGTCTCGGCACGATGGGCTACGCCGTGCCCGCCGCGATGGGCGCCAAGTTCGGCATGCCGGACAAGCAGGTGTGGGCCATCGACGGGGACGGCTGCTTCCAGATGACCAACCAGGAGCTGGCCACCTGCGCGATCGAGGGCGCGCCCATCAAGGTCGCCGTGATCAACAACGGCAACCTCGGCATGGTCCGGCAGTGGCAGAACCTGTTCTACGCCGAGCGCTACTCCAACACCGACCTCGGTACCCACAAGCACCGCATCCCGGACTTCACGCTGCTGGCCGAGGCGCTCGGCTGCGCCGGCCTGCGCTGCGAGACCAGGGAGGAGGTCGACGAGGTCATCCGGCGGGCGATGGACATCAACGACCGCCCCGTCGTGATCGACTTCGTGGTGGGGAAGGATGCCCAGGTGTGGCCGATGGTCGGCCCGGGCGCCGGCAACGACGAGGTCATGGCGGCGCGGGGCATCCGGCCGCTGTTCGAAGAGGACGAGGTGACACCGCAGTGA
- the ilvC gene encoding ketol-acid reductoisomerase, with the protein MSVEIFYDDDADLSIIQGRKVAVIGYGSQGHAHALSLRDSGVDVRIGLPEGSKSRAKAEEEGLRVLTPAEASKEADLIMILAPDTKQRFIYAEDIEPNLKDGDAIFFGHGFNIHFDLIKAPANVDVAMVAPKGPGHLVRRQFVDGKGVPCLIAIEQDPTGGAQALALSYAAAIGGARAGVIKTTFKEETETDLFGEQSVLCGGTSALVQTGFEVLTEAGYAPEMAYFEVLHELKLIVDLMYEGGIARMRYSISDTAEYGDLTRGPRVISPAVKEEMRKILGEIQDGTFAREWVAEDEAGRPNFRKLQEAGERHPLEETGAKLRGLMSWVDRPITETA; encoded by the coding sequence ATGTCAGTCGAAATCTTCTACGACGACGACGCCGATCTCAGCATCATCCAGGGTCGCAAGGTCGCCGTGATCGGGTACGGCAGCCAGGGCCACGCGCACGCGCTGAGCCTGCGCGACTCCGGGGTCGATGTGCGCATCGGTCTGCCGGAGGGGTCGAAGTCACGCGCCAAGGCCGAGGAGGAGGGCCTGCGGGTGCTCACCCCGGCGGAGGCCTCCAAGGAGGCCGACCTGATCATGATCCTGGCGCCGGACACCAAGCAGCGCTTCATCTACGCCGAGGACATCGAGCCGAACCTCAAGGACGGCGACGCGATCTTCTTCGGGCACGGGTTCAACATCCACTTCGACCTGATCAAGGCGCCCGCCAACGTGGACGTCGCGATGGTCGCCCCGAAGGGCCCCGGCCACCTCGTGCGCCGTCAGTTCGTGGACGGCAAGGGCGTACCGTGCCTGATCGCGATCGAGCAGGACCCGACGGGCGGCGCGCAGGCGCTGGCGCTGTCCTACGCCGCCGCCATCGGCGGCGCGCGGGCGGGCGTCATCAAGACCACCTTCAAGGAGGAGACCGAGACCGACCTGTTCGGTGAGCAGTCGGTGCTCTGCGGTGGTACCTCCGCGCTGGTCCAGACCGGCTTCGAGGTGCTGACCGAGGCGGGCTACGCCCCGGAGATGGCCTACTTCGAGGTGCTGCACGAGCTCAAGCTCATCGTCGACCTCATGTACGAGGGTGGCATCGCCCGGATGAGGTATTCCATCTCGGACACCGCCGAGTACGGCGACCTCACCCGTGGCCCGCGCGTGATCTCGCCCGCGGTCAAGGAGGAGATGCGCAAGATCCTGGGCGAGATCCAGGACGGCACCTTCGCCCGCGAATGGGTCGCCGAGGACGAGGCCGGCCGGCCGAACTTCCGCAAGCTGCAGGAGGCCGGCGAGCGGCACCCGCTCGAGGAGACCGGTGCGAAGCTGCGCGGCCTGATGTCCTGGGTGGACCGGCCGATCACCGAGACCGCCTGA
- the ilvN gene encoding acetolactate synthase small subunit — MSTHTLSVLVENVPGVLARVAGLFSRRGFNIESLAVGPTENPEVSRMTIVVAVEELPLEQVTKQLNKLVNVIKIVELEQAVSVQRELLLVKVRADATVRSQVLETVQLFRAKVVDVSPEALTIEATGTGDKLSALLRMLEPYGVREIVQSGMVAVGRGARSITATSPR; from the coding sequence GTGAGTACCCATACGCTGAGCGTGTTGGTGGAGAATGTGCCCGGGGTGCTCGCACGGGTCGCCGGACTGTTCTCCCGCCGCGGCTTCAACATCGAGTCCCTCGCTGTCGGGCCCACGGAGAACCCCGAGGTGTCCCGGATGACGATCGTGGTCGCCGTTGAGGAGCTACCGCTCGAACAGGTGACCAAGCAGCTCAACAAGCTCGTGAACGTCATCAAGATCGTGGAGCTCGAGCAGGCCGTGTCCGTGCAGCGCGAACTGCTGCTGGTCAAGGTCCGCGCGGACGCCACCGTGCGCAGCCAGGTGCTCGAGACCGTGCAGCTCTTCCGCGCGAAGGTGGTCGACGTCTCGCCCGAGGCGCTGACGATCGAGGCCACGGGCACCGGTGACAAGCTCTCTGCCCTTTTGCGCATGCTGGAGCCGTACGGGGTGCGGGAGATCGTGCAGTCCGGCATGGTCGCCGTGGGTCGTGGCGCGCGATCGATCACCGCCACCTCGCCTCGCTAA
- a CDS encoding VOC family protein, with protein MQLVSVRVITNDVARLVEFYEQVTGLEARRPAEQFAELVGPSCTLAIGSAETMALFSAGAAVPESNRTAILEFLVEDVDREYERLTSLAVAPEIVQKPTTMPWGNRSLLFRDPDGNLVNFFTPLTDEARARLAR; from the coding sequence GTGCAGCTTGTCTCTGTCCGCGTCATCACCAACGACGTCGCCCGTCTTGTCGAGTTCTACGAGCAGGTGACCGGCCTCGAGGCTCGGCGGCCCGCCGAGCAGTTCGCCGAGCTCGTGGGCCCATCGTGCACGTTGGCCATCGGCAGTGCCGAGACGATGGCGCTGTTCAGTGCCGGGGCCGCCGTACCCGAGTCGAACCGGACCGCGATCCTCGAGTTCCTCGTCGAGGACGTCGACCGGGAGTACGAACGGCTGACGAGCCTGGCTGTCGCCCCCGAGATCGTGCAGAAGCCGACCACGATGCCGTGGGGAAACCGCTCCCTGCTGTTCCGCGACCCCGACGGTAACCTGGTCAACTTCTTCACCCCGCTCACCGACGAGGCCCGCGCGAGGCTCGCCCGCTGA
- a CDS encoding S8 family serine peptidase: MRTWARRSSAAVFAIALTAAVVGTANAAPTDQPAAGLPTAKVDAATLQGKLSPRLGAAWGQTTAFIELAQQPAVDAFNAERAKGTGPDKAKQAANAAKAGVTGAVDSVLGQLRSLDAGTKKLFQTSNAVSGVVVTADAARLREIARRPDVVSIRTVVPKTRQNNSAAQLTNTLTAWQQTGRYGDGVRVGVIDDGIDYTHADFGGPGTKAAYDSVDRSKPSPLFPNAKVVGGTDLVGDDYDSNGTSGSPEPAPDPNPLACGEHGTHVAGTIGGFGLNADGTTFAGDYSKLTPGSLNAMKIGPGTAPKSLLYAIKVFGCAGSTSVTAQALDWALDPDGDGDFTDHLDIVNLSLGSDFGAPDDPDSLFVRKLAANDVLPVISAGNGGDLFDVAGSPGNTPEALTVASTRDASVLRDAAEVTAPATAAGQQGGQYSQNYTGYDTLDATKAVVKLSGANADGCAAYSAADKAAVAGKYAWLEWDDNDATRACGSAARANNAQAAGAKGVLLSSAVEHFAAGIAGNAAVPMFQFTASATAAVRPALGTGTLTVRLYGAGRTSLQTYDQSIVDSPSSFTSRGVRGPAVKPDVAAPGDTISSAFRGSGNDRAVLSGTSMAAPHTTGITALVRQAHPDWTVEEVKAAVMNTAGHDVTAGGKTYAPQRVGAGRIDAKAALDTSVLAYVQDDPGTVSVGFGTVEAGKPVSTTKTIKVVNKGTKPVDYHVEYQAVDQLPGVRYQVSTSSVRLLPHGIAMVRVTLKITDPAALRKVLDPTVEATQAGLARQFLADASGRVVFTPRAGAVPLRVPVYAAPKPVSAITVPNSLNFREGGQAALGLSGRGLDQGSGSQRYQSLISVLELQASSPKLPPCRGKITEGCTVNDTAKGGDLRYVGAASTAPAARQAGTPQDALLAFGISTWGDWANLGSNTIPFVDIDTTGDGKPDFESYVTKATGTDVLLVNTVNLNVAGEPTVDVQAVNGQLGDVDTNVFDTDVVVLPVGIAALGIDPAAASHRLGYTVGVAGYYPAPGSPNSIIDAVSTPLSFDPLSPGYSVQGTGGPALVYAAKPGTRLVVTRNAAAADADTGDDLLALAHHNGAGSRAQVIKLR, encoded by the coding sequence ATGAGAACTTGGGCCCGGCGGTCTTCTGCGGCCGTCTTCGCCATCGCCCTGACGGCTGCGGTCGTCGGCACAGCCAACGCTGCTCCCACCGACCAGCCCGCGGCCGGTCTGCCCACCGCGAAGGTAGATGCGGCCACCCTGCAGGGCAAGCTCTCCCCGCGCCTGGGCGCCGCGTGGGGCCAGACGACGGCGTTCATCGAACTGGCGCAGCAGCCCGCGGTCGACGCCTTCAACGCGGAGCGGGCCAAGGGCACCGGCCCCGACAAGGCGAAGCAGGCGGCCAACGCGGCCAAAGCCGGCGTCACCGGCGCGGTCGACTCGGTGCTGGGCCAGCTGCGGTCCCTCGATGCCGGCACGAAGAAGCTGTTCCAGACCTCCAACGCGGTCTCCGGCGTGGTCGTCACCGCGGACGCGGCGAGGCTCCGGGAGATCGCGCGGCGCCCGGACGTCGTGTCCATCCGGACCGTCGTGCCGAAGACCCGCCAGAACAACAGCGCGGCGCAGCTGACGAACACGCTCACCGCGTGGCAGCAGACCGGCCGCTACGGCGACGGCGTCCGCGTCGGCGTGATCGACGACGGCATCGACTACACCCACGCCGACTTCGGTGGCCCCGGCACGAAAGCGGCCTACGACTCGGTCGACCGGTCCAAGCCCAGCCCGCTGTTCCCGAACGCCAAGGTCGTCGGCGGCACCGACCTCGTCGGCGACGACTACGACTCCAACGGCACCAGCGGTTCGCCCGAGCCGGCGCCGGACCCCAACCCCCTCGCCTGCGGCGAGCACGGCACGCACGTCGCCGGCACCATCGGCGGCTTCGGTCTCAACGCCGACGGCACGACGTTCGCCGGCGACTACTCGAAGCTGACCCCGGGCTCGCTGAACGCCATGAAGATCGGCCCTGGCACCGCGCCGAAGTCGCTGCTGTACGCGATCAAGGTGTTCGGCTGCGCGGGTTCGACGAGCGTCACCGCACAGGCGCTCGACTGGGCGCTGGACCCCGACGGCGACGGCGACTTCACCGACCACCTCGACATCGTGAACCTCTCGCTCGGCAGCGACTTCGGCGCGCCGGACGACCCGGACTCGCTGTTCGTGCGCAAGCTCGCGGCGAACGACGTCCTCCCGGTGATCTCCGCGGGCAACGGCGGCGACCTGTTCGACGTGGCCGGTTCGCCCGGCAACACCCCCGAGGCGCTGACCGTCGCGAGCACGCGCGACGCCTCGGTGCTGCGTGACGCCGCCGAGGTGACCGCGCCCGCCACGGCCGCCGGCCAGCAGGGCGGCCAGTACAGCCAGAACTACACCGGCTACGACACCCTCGACGCGACCAAGGCCGTGGTGAAGCTGTCCGGGGCGAACGCCGATGGCTGTGCGGCCTACAGCGCGGCCGACAAGGCCGCCGTCGCGGGCAAGTACGCCTGGCTCGAATGGGACGACAACGACGCGACCCGCGCCTGCGGTTCGGCCGCGCGGGCGAACAACGCCCAGGCGGCCGGGGCGAAGGGCGTGCTGCTCTCGTCCGCGGTCGAGCACTTCGCGGCCGGGATCGCGGGCAACGCGGCCGTTCCGATGTTCCAGTTCACCGCCTCGGCCACCGCGGCCGTTCGCCCGGCGCTGGGCACCGGCACCCTGACCGTGCGCCTCTACGGCGCGGGGCGGACCAGCCTGCAGACCTACGACCAATCCATTGTGGACAGCCCGAGCTCGTTCACCTCGCGTGGCGTGCGCGGCCCCGCGGTGAAGCCGGACGTCGCCGCCCCCGGTGACACGATCTCCTCGGCGTTCCGCGGCAGCGGCAACGACCGGGCGGTGCTCTCGGGCACCTCGATGGCGGCGCCGCACACCACCGGCATCACCGCGCTGGTGCGCCAGGCCCACCCGGACTGGACGGTCGAAGAGGTCAAGGCGGCGGTCATGAACACCGCCGGGCACGACGTCACGGCCGGTGGCAAGACCTACGCGCCGCAGCGCGTCGGCGCGGGCCGGATCGACGCGAAGGCCGCGCTGGACACCTCCGTGCTCGCCTACGTGCAGGACGACCCGGGCACGGTGAGCGTGGGCTTCGGCACCGTCGAAGCCGGTAAGCCGGTCTCCACGACCAAGACGATCAAGGTCGTCAACAAGGGCACCAAGCCGGTCGACTACCACGTCGAGTACCAGGCGGTCGACCAGCTGCCCGGCGTGCGGTACCAGGTGTCCACCAGCTCGGTGCGACTGCTCCCGCACGGGATCGCGATGGTCCGGGTCACGCTGAAGATCACCGACCCGGCCGCGCTGCGGAAGGTGCTCGACCCGACCGTGGAGGCCACGCAGGCCGGCCTGGCGCGGCAGTTCCTCGCCGACGCCTCGGGTCGCGTCGTGTTCACGCCGCGCGCGGGCGCCGTGCCGCTGCGCGTACCCGTGTACGCCGCGCCGAAGCCGGTCTCCGCGATCACCGTGCCGAACTCGCTGAACTTCCGCGAGGGCGGCCAGGCCGCGCTCGGCCTGTCCGGCCGCGGCCTCGACCAGGGCAGCGGCAGCCAGCGGTACCAGTCGCTGATCAGCGTGCTGGAGCTGCAGGCGTCCTCGCCGAAGCTGCCGCCCTGCCGTGGCAAGATCACCGAGGGCTGCACGGTCAACGACACCGCGAAGGGCGGTGACCTGCGGTACGTCGGGGCGGCCTCCACGGCGCCGGCCGCCCGCCAGGCAGGCACCCCGCAGGACGCGCTGCTCGCGTTCGGCATCTCCACCTGGGGCGACTGGGCGAACCTCGGCAGCAACACGATCCCGTTCGTGGACATCGACACGACCGGCGACGGCAAGCCCGACTTCGAAAGCTACGTCACGAAGGCGACCGGCACCGACGTCCTGCTCGTGAACACCGTGAACCTCAACGTTGCAGGCGAACCGACGGTGGACGTGCAGGCGGTCAACGGCCAGCTGGGCGACGTGGACACGAACGTGTTCGACACGGACGTCGTCGTGCTGCCGGTCGGCATCGCGGCGCTGGGCATCGACCCGGCGGCGGCGAGCCACCGGCTCGGCTACACCGTCGGGGTGGCGGGTTACTACCCGGCGCCGGGCAGCCCGAACTCGATCATCGACGCGGTGAGCACGCCGCTGTCCTTCGATCCGCTCTCGCCGGGGTACTCCGTCCAGGGCACGGGCGGTCCGGCCCTCGTCTACGCGGCGAAGCCCGGCACCCGGTTGGTGGTCACCCGCAACGCGGCGGCGGCGGACGCGGACACCGGCGACGACCTGCTGGCACTGGCGCACCACAACGGCGCGGGTTCGCGCGCCCAGGTGATCAAGCTGCGCTGA
- a CDS encoding helix-turn-helix transcriptional regulator — protein sequence MTRPIARVLALLEILQRGGTRTVAELAERLDVDERTVRRYVGHLLDLDIPVRSVRGRHGGYRLSPGYRMPPLMLTDEEALAVLLGLVAGRRAGLITTSVAAAESAVAKVRRVLPEALGRRLDALLEIADFTAPARSALTAEAEVLLTVAEAARDRRPVELAYIAAHGGASERVVHPYGVVAHSGRWYLTGFDSASGQVRTFRVDRIRGVEMRAGTFAVPVGFDPAQRVLTAIAETPYQHEVSVRIRSTPEQIRSVFPPAVASLEEIDLDTPWVRVRIRAQRLDWIPPLLAAIDRPFVVERPDTLRDLVRALASRLAGHADARQGD from the coding sequence GTGACTCGGCCGATCGCCCGTGTACTGGCCTTGCTGGAGATCCTCCAGCGCGGAGGAACCCGGACCGTCGCCGAGCTCGCCGAGCGACTCGACGTGGACGAGCGCACCGTCCGCCGCTACGTCGGCCACCTCCTCGACCTGGACATCCCGGTCCGCTCGGTGCGCGGGCGGCACGGCGGGTACCGCCTGTCCCCGGGCTACCGGATGCCCCCGCTGATGCTCACCGACGAGGAGGCACTCGCCGTCCTGCTCGGTCTGGTCGCGGGCCGGCGCGCCGGGCTGATCACCACCTCGGTCGCGGCCGCCGAGAGCGCTGTCGCGAAAGTCCGTCGAGTGCTGCCCGAAGCGCTTGGCCGCCGGCTCGACGCGCTGCTGGAGATCGCCGACTTCACCGCGCCCGCGCGATCGGCGCTCACGGCGGAGGCCGAGGTCCTGCTCACCGTCGCGGAGGCGGCGCGGGATCGTCGCCCGGTCGAACTCGCTTACATCGCCGCCCACGGGGGTGCCAGCGAACGCGTCGTCCATCCGTACGGGGTGGTGGCGCACTCCGGGCGGTGGTATCTGACCGGCTTCGACTCCGCCAGCGGGCAGGTGCGCACGTTCCGCGTCGACCGGATCAGAGGCGTCGAGATGCGTGCCGGAACGTTCGCCGTACCAGTCGGATTCGACCCAGCCCAGCGGGTGCTGACCGCCATCGCCGAGACGCCGTACCAGCACGAGGTGTCCGTGCGGATTCGATCGACGCCCGAACAGATCCGCTCCGTCTTCCCGCCGGCCGTCGCCTCGCTGGAGGAGATCGACCTCGACACTCCTTGGGTGCGGGTCCGGATACGGGCACAACGACTCGACTGGATACCACCCCTGCTCGCCGCGATCGATCGACCGTTCGTCGTCGAGCGGCCCGACACCCTCCGCGACCTGGTGCGAGCACTGGCCAGCCGGCTCGCCGGCCACGCCGACGCGCGACAGGGAGACTGA
- a CDS encoding DUF397 domain-containing protein encodes MSDQRSTHVDDKAGVRQVLDLESARWQRAEPPGKTIPDAIEVAFVPHTDGKTYTALRSSSEPDGTVLVFTPSEWDAFVAGARDGEFDLPEN; translated from the coding sequence ATGAGTGATCAACGCAGCACTCACGTCGACGACAAGGCCGGCGTTCGACAGGTGCTCGATCTGGAAAGCGCGCGGTGGCAACGAGCCGAGCCACCGGGGAAGACCATTCCGGACGCGATCGAGGTCGCGTTCGTGCCGCACACCGACGGTAAGACCTACACGGCACTGCGTTCGTCGTCCGAACCGGACGGGACGGTCCTGGTCTTCACGCCGTCCGAATGGGACGCCTTCGTCGCCGGCGCCCGGGACGGCGAGTTCGACCTGCCGGAGAACTAG